A genomic segment from Paenibacillus sp. FSL K6-1096 encodes:
- a CDS encoding ABC transporter ATP-binding protein, with amino-acid sequence MEILTTNQLCKTYGSAEAKVEALKNINMSVKKGEFVAIVGASGSGKSSLLHMLGGVDRPTSGQVIIDGTDLYSLNEADLAVFRRRKIGFIFQAYNLIPVLSAEENIKLPILLDHKQMDDSYAEELMNLLGLKDRKHHLPSQLSGGQQQRTAIGRAMINKPSIILADEPTGNLDSINSKEIVDLLTFSVRKYNQTLIMITHDLNVAQKADRIIRIKDGVITENSGTAYYE; translated from the coding sequence GTGGAAATCTTAACAACCAATCAGTTATGCAAAACCTATGGGAGCGCAGAGGCAAAGGTTGAAGCCTTGAAAAATATCAATATGAGTGTAAAAAAGGGGGAGTTTGTCGCGATCGTTGGGGCCAGCGGTTCAGGAAAAAGCTCACTCCTGCATATGCTTGGAGGCGTCGATCGTCCGACGAGCGGTCAAGTCATTATCGACGGGACAGATTTGTATTCCTTGAATGAAGCAGATCTGGCGGTATTCAGAAGACGTAAGATCGGGTTTATTTTTCAGGCGTATAATCTGATTCCTGTGCTTAGCGCAGAAGAAAATATCAAATTGCCGATATTACTGGATCATAAACAAATGGATGACAGCTACGCTGAAGAATTAATGAATCTCCTTGGGCTGAAGGACAGAAAACATCATTTGCCGAGCCAATTGTCCGGCGGACAGCAGCAGCGTACGGCGATTGGCAGAGCCATGATCAATAAACCTTCAATTATTCTGGCAGACGAGCCAACGGGGAATCTGGACAGCATTAACAGCAAGGAAATTGTTGATCTGCTGACCTTCTCGGTCCGGAAATACAATCAGACGCTGATTATGATAACACACGATCTGAATGTTGCCCAGAAGGCGGACCGTATCATAAGGATTAAAGATGGCGTCATTACAGAGAATTCAGGAACTGCTTATTATGAATAA
- a CDS encoding ABC transporter permease, with the protein MNKYTGLTEKYLLGQKRRSILTLLGIVLSVTLLTSIGTLGISYHDKLIRQAEQEYGDYEVSFNGVSGEAVPQILNQAVIDSTGVIHREGYVAISRTSEKEKQENPFAAPYRYLNVKGYDKGAMEKLQVRLESGRLPKNKHEILLSSLSLQHFAVKPAIGDEITVQLGDRINADTREQISPYSVGDFGWSLDEVFKPASRQKYTVVGYMQPSANASWSSSFIYPAITYDDHQQTDAAHKYFVYATMKSMDHIQDKAESILTSLAVDSYDSGTALELSRETMLKSVGLEYNDALLKLYGKSIYEGVNHSLFYAFAAIIFIIMGCTSAVIYNTFHISVLERISQFGMLRCIGATPKQIRKIVLKEAGILSLLAIPAGLFIGTVLMKILFYNISLLALGSLNDMHMIISLPVLAAASALGLLTVYLSALGPARTASRVSPLEALKGSVGGVAIIADSPGRQGRIAKRLFGFEGAFASRNIRRNRKKFRITSFSIMISMILFIVFQGLSGYLGTPSSSGIDYSYSLQYERASEGIPDSVYTDIAQLNGVDQAFKFYNHQIMALVPKEKLNPEFYKGWKEIYSVETKEGYRTDNNFLVSYGTNGLDALRSKLTSGQINIQQMDADNGVIVIQKISMVTEAGQRIILDQTRFKVGDKIKVKAMDGGSAYKTLTVMGIADEAPLSQGYIKSAVLSFITTPKVVAEITADSSYKRIFIHSDAEADHKPVLDYLNSLTQKDAAYNYNDRVKQLEQDRNDAITINIFLYGFIGVIVSIAFLNILNTVSTNLILRTKEFAVLKVIGMTQQAVRRMVLLEGVLYGTIAAVYGSIIGAGLSYGISYLIKDALLMDWTIPWGSMAVAALGAIAATTLATLLSLKKINQINIIDGLRQEA; encoded by the coding sequence ATGAATAAATACACAGGACTGACGGAGAAATATTTGCTGGGACAGAAAAGAAGATCCATCCTTACTCTGCTGGGGATTGTTCTATCAGTGACGCTTCTCACTTCAATCGGAACTCTGGGCATCAGCTATCACGACAAGCTGATCCGCCAGGCCGAACAAGAATACGGGGATTACGAGGTCTCATTCAACGGAGTCTCAGGAGAGGCAGTGCCTCAGATTCTTAATCAGGCTGTGATAGACAGCACGGGAGTGATACACCGCGAAGGTTATGTAGCCATCAGCCGGACCAGTGAAAAGGAGAAGCAGGAGAATCCATTCGCTGCACCCTATCGCTACCTGAATGTTAAAGGATACGATAAAGGGGCGATGGAGAAGCTACAGGTCCGGCTGGAATCCGGACGACTGCCGAAGAATAAGCATGAGATTCTGTTGTCCTCCTTGAGTCTGCAGCATTTCGCCGTCAAGCCGGCCATCGGGGATGAGATCACTGTACAGCTGGGAGACCGGATTAATGCTGATACCAGAGAGCAGATCAGCCCGTACTCCGTCGGTGATTTCGGCTGGAGCCTTGATGAGGTCTTCAAGCCCGCTTCACGGCAAAAATATACTGTGGTCGGATATATGCAGCCCTCCGCCAATGCGAGCTGGTCCTCAAGCTTTATCTACCCGGCGATCACGTATGACGATCATCAGCAAACAGATGCGGCCCATAAATATTTTGTCTATGCTACCATGAAATCAATGGACCATATCCAGGACAAAGCCGAGTCTATTCTAACCTCACTTGCTGTAGACTCTTATGACAGCGGCACCGCCCTGGAGCTGAGCCGGGAAACGATGTTGAAGAGCGTGGGGCTTGAATATAACGATGCACTGCTGAAGCTGTACGGGAAGAGCATCTACGAAGGTGTGAATCACAGCCTTTTCTATGCGTTCGCGGCGATTATATTCATCATTATGGGGTGTACAAGCGCTGTAATTTATAATACCTTTCATATTTCTGTGCTGGAACGCATCTCCCAGTTTGGAATGCTTCGTTGTATCGGTGCCACACCGAAGCAGATTCGCAAGATTGTCTTGAAGGAAGCTGGTATTCTCAGTCTGCTGGCGATCCCTGCAGGTCTGTTCATAGGAACGGTTCTTATGAAAATTCTATTCTACAACATCAGTCTGCTGGCGCTAGGGTCCCTGAACGATATGCACATGATCATTTCTCTGCCGGTTCTGGCTGCCGCTTCCGCATTAGGCCTGTTAACCGTCTATTTGTCAGCCCTCGGCCCCGCCCGGACGGCGTCCAGAGTATCGCCGCTTGAAGCATTGAAGGGCTCGGTTGGCGGAGTAGCCATAATCGCTGACAGCCCGGGGCGGCAAGGCAGGATAGCCAAACGCCTCTTCGGCTTTGAAGGCGCGTTCGCCAGCAGAAATATCCGGAGAAACCGGAAGAAATTCCGGATCACCTCATTCTCTATCATGATTAGTATGATTCTCTTTATTGTGTTTCAAGGGTTATCCGGTTACTTGGGAACCCCCTCGTCCTCGGGGATTGATTATTCCTATTCGCTGCAATATGAGCGGGCCTCGGAAGGAATTCCTGACTCCGTATATACGGATATTGCTCAATTGAATGGAGTAGATCAGGCGTTCAAATTCTATAACCACCAGATCATGGCTCTTGTTCCCAAGGAGAAGCTGAACCCGGAATTCTATAAGGGCTGGAAGGAGATTTACAGCGTGGAGACCAAAGAGGGCTACCGGACAGATAATAACTTCCTGGTATCTTATGGAACGAATGGACTGGATGCTCTTCGCAGCAAGCTCACTTCAGGTCAGATTAATATTCAGCAGATGGACGCTGACAACGGAGTCATTGTCATTCAGAAAATCAGCATGGTCACGGAAGCGGGACAAAGGATAATTCTAGATCAGACCCGCTTCAAGGTAGGGGATAAGATCAAGGTGAAGGCAATGGACGGGGGGAGTGCGTATAAGACGCTAACCGTTATGGGGATCGCCGATGAAGCGCCGTTGTCTCAGGGATATATTAAGAGTGCAGTTCTGTCGTTCATTACTACCCCCAAGGTGGTGGCGGAGATTACCGCTGACTCCTCTTACAAGCGGATATTTATCCATTCTGATGCAGAGGCGGATCATAAGCCAGTTCTGGATTATCTGAATAGTCTCACTCAGAAGGATGCGGCGTACAATTACAACGACCGGGTCAAGCAACTGGAGCAGGACCGCAATGATGCGATAACGATCAATATCTTCTTGTATGGCTTCATAGGTGTCATTGTGTCGATTGCGTTCCTCAATATTCTGAATACAGTGAGCACGAATCTGATTCTAAGAACGAAAGAATTCGCCGTGCTGAAGGTCATCGGCATGACGCAGCAAGCTGTCCGCAGAATGGTCTTGCTGGAAGGCGTACTCTATGGAACCATTGCAGCCGTTTACGGAAGTATCATCGGGGCAGGCTTAAGCTACGGCATTTCCTATCTGATAAAAGATGCCCTGCTAATGGATTGGACGATTCCCTGGGGAAGTATGGCTGTGGCTGCTTTGGGTGCCATTGCCGCTACCACCCTGGCAACCCTGCTATCCTTGAAGAAGATCAATCAGATCAATATTATCGATGGGCTGCGTCAGGAAGCCTAG
- a CDS encoding HAMP domain-containing sensor histidine kinase has translation MNRRKNRGLWWYFVSMVFVIVLFLACILTTLTYLYIRVGHNTIGHRNTLPPLLTTIVFSLVIGTAISIMVGKKILAPITDFSRAAKEIARGNFDIYLNESHRVNEISEVAHHFNLMVQELRSIETLRNDFVLNVSHEFKTPIAAIEGYATLLQEENLSKAEHEEYTGMIIESARQLSNLSGNILKISKLENQEILTELAEYPLDEQLRQALLLLEPLWSAKQLNLNIELAEQRYYGNEELMMQVWLNVLGNAVKFTPEGGTISVALHSDGTWISVVIADTGIGMTPKVRKHIFEKFYQGDPARADGGNGLGLPLAARIISLSKGTIEVRSEPGQGSAFTVKLPAGGG, from the coding sequence ATGAACCGGAGGAAAAACAGAGGCTTATGGTGGTATTTCGTATCGATGGTGTTCGTGATCGTTCTGTTCCTAGCCTGCATTCTGACTACGCTGACCTACTTATATATCCGTGTGGGCCATAATACGATCGGGCACCGTAATACGTTGCCTCCCCTCCTGACCACGATAGTGTTCAGCCTTGTCATTGGTACTGCGATTAGTATTATGGTCGGCAAAAAAATCCTGGCCCCGATCACCGACTTCAGCCGCGCCGCCAAAGAGATTGCCAGGGGCAACTTCGACATCTATCTGAATGAGTCGCACCGGGTCAATGAGATCAGCGAGGTGGCGCATCACTTCAATCTGATGGTCCAGGAGCTGCGCAGCATCGAGACCCTGCGCAACGACTTCGTGCTGAATGTGTCGCACGAATTCAAGACGCCCATTGCTGCAATCGAAGGCTATGCCACGCTGCTGCAGGAGGAAAATCTGAGCAAGGCAGAGCATGAGGAATACACCGGGATGATTATTGAGAGCGCGCGGCAGCTCTCCAACCTCTCCGGCAATATCCTCAAAATCTCCAAGCTTGAAAACCAGGAGATACTCACCGAGCTGGCCGAGTACCCTCTGGACGAGCAGCTCCGGCAGGCGCTGCTGCTGCTGGAGCCCCTGTGGTCAGCCAAGCAGCTGAACCTCAATATTGAGCTGGCCGAGCAGCGCTACTACGGCAATGAGGAGCTGATGATGCAGGTGTGGCTAAATGTACTGGGCAATGCGGTCAAGTTCACGCCGGAGGGCGGGACAATCTCGGTCGCGCTCCATTCGGACGGGACCTGGATCTCGGTGGTTATCGCGGACACCGGCATCGGCATGACCCCGAAGGTGCGCAAGCACATCTTCGAGAAGTTCTACCAGGGCGACCCCGCCCGCGCTGACGGGGGCAACGGTCTCGGCCTGCCGCTGGCCGCACGCATCATAAGCCTGAGCAAAGGCACGATCGAGGTGCGCAGCGAGCCCGGCCAGGGCTCAGCGTTCACGGTTAAGCTGCCGGCGGGAGGCGGTTAA
- a CDS encoding response regulator transcription factor — protein MFTILVVEDDAKLRQLFCTVLTRHGYRAVPAMNGEDALEMLDKEYIDLMICDIMMPRMDGFELTRTLRDHNQQLPILMVTAREQFADKQQGFLVGIDDYMVKPVNVNEMLLRVGALLRRAKIISERHIEWGDTVLDYDTLTVIQGTESILLPQKEFYLLYKMISYPNKIFTKQQLMDEIWGMDSESDEHTVVVHVNRLRERFRDSADFEIVTVRGLGYKAVKRG, from the coding sequence ATGTTTACGATTCTTGTGGTTGAAGATGATGCCAAGCTGCGGCAGCTGTTCTGCACGGTACTGACCCGCCACGGCTACCGTGCGGTCCCGGCTATGAACGGTGAGGATGCGCTGGAGATGCTGGATAAGGAATATATTGATCTGATGATCTGCGATATTATGATGCCCCGGATGGACGGCTTCGAGCTGACCCGTACGCTCCGCGACCACAACCAGCAGCTCCCGATTCTGATGGTGACGGCGCGGGAGCAGTTTGCCGATAAGCAGCAGGGCTTCCTCGTCGGGATCGACGATTATATGGTCAAGCCGGTGAATGTGAACGAGATGCTTCTGCGGGTCGGGGCTTTGCTGCGCCGGGCCAAAATCATCAGCGAACGCCATATCGAATGGGGCGACACCGTTCTGGACTACGATACGCTAACCGTGATTCAGGGGACGGAGAGCATCCTGCTGCCGCAGAAGGAATTCTATCTTCTCTATAAGATGATCTCTTATCCGAATAAAATTTTTACCAAGCAGCAGCTCATGGATGAAATCTGGGGGATGGACTCCGAGTCGGACGAGCATACCGTGGTGGTTCATGTGAACCGTCTGCGGGAGCGTTTCCGGGACAGCGCGGATTTCGAGATTGTTACGGTCCGGGGGCTGGGCTATAAGGCGGTGAAGCGGGGATGA
- a CDS encoding ABC transporter ATP-binding protein/permease gives MLQLKNITKSYKTGEFTQVALDKVNLNFRESEFVAILGQSGSGKTTLLNIIGGLDQYDSGELIINGQSTERFKDSDWDAYRNNSVGFIFQSYNLISHLSITDNVEMGMTLSGVAAAEKHRKALEVLEKVGLKDHVHKKPNQLSGGQMQRVAIARALANNPDIILADEPTGALDSETSEQIMELIKSIAEDKLVIMVTHNPELAEDYADRVIRFSDGHAIADSNPLATQKLSSAYKLKQTSMSFFTALKLSGKNIATKKWRTGLTAFASSIGIIGIALILSLSNGFDKQISSYETGALSNFPVSINQTAVNLQNAGPPGKETPELPAYPADKQLYPYDPTVNSAMHVNVLTKEYMQYLDGIDPKLLDGVSYTRSVKMNILVKDGDKAVALDTGKITLAPYPSKQGSASDSYLEQYYDLLAGSFPADKTDLVLIVDEYNRLTNAAVDALGLDYEAKSIDLNDLVGKQVKLIMNNDYYKKNGEQFVVNAPGGNLNDLYDSPKAVTLKIAGVVRGQEGSKISTLSPGLVYSDELAASFIADAQQSEIVQAQEKADINVLTGQGLADDVTGSASGNAMGGSPLMNAGMAAAGNMAAVTKENALAALGATDIPTAVSLYPIDFSAKESVTAYLDKWNEGKAAEDQVQYTDLAAIVTNISGGIMDGITMVLIAFAAISLVVSLIMIAIITYISVMERTKEIGVLRAMGARKKDITRVFNAETFIIGACSGILGIGITYLLTIPVNAILYNLTELKNVAQLNPLHALILGIISVLLTMLGGAVPAKMAAKKDPVAALRSE, from the coding sequence ATGCTGCAATTAAAAAATATCACCAAAAGCTACAAAACCGGCGAATTCACCCAGGTGGCCCTCGACAAGGTCAATCTGAATTTCAGAGAAAGCGAGTTCGTCGCCATTCTGGGCCAGAGCGGATCAGGCAAAACCACGCTGCTGAACATCATCGGCGGGCTGGACCAGTATGACAGCGGGGAGCTCATCATCAACGGCCAATCGACCGAGCGCTTCAAGGACAGCGATTGGGATGCGTACCGCAATAATAGTGTCGGCTTTATTTTTCAGAGCTATAATCTGATCTCGCACTTAAGCATTACGGATAACGTGGAGATGGGGATGACGCTCAGCGGAGTGGCGGCGGCCGAGAAGCACCGCAAGGCGCTGGAGGTACTGGAGAAGGTAGGGCTGAAGGACCATGTGCACAAAAAACCGAACCAGCTCTCCGGCGGCCAGATGCAGCGTGTAGCCATCGCCCGGGCGCTCGCCAACAATCCCGATATTATCCTGGCCGATGAGCCGACAGGGGCGCTGGATTCCGAGACCAGTGAGCAGATTATGGAGCTGATCAAATCAATAGCCGAGGATAAGCTCGTCATTATGGTCACCCACAACCCCGAGCTGGCGGAGGATTATGCAGACCGTGTCATCCGCTTCTCGGACGGACATGCCATTGCTGACAGCAATCCGCTGGCGACGCAGAAGCTCTCAAGCGCGTACAAGCTGAAGCAGACGAGTATGAGCTTTTTTACGGCGCTGAAGCTATCCGGCAAGAATATTGCCACCAAAAAATGGCGCACCGGGCTGACAGCTTTTGCCTCCAGTATCGGAATTATCGGCATTGCCCTGATCCTGTCCCTGTCCAATGGCTTCGACAAGCAGATCAGCTCCTATGAGACCGGAGCCTTGTCCAACTTCCCGGTCTCGATCAACCAGACAGCGGTCAACCTGCAGAATGCCGGTCCTCCCGGCAAGGAGACCCCGGAGCTTCCTGCCTATCCTGCGGACAAGCAGCTCTACCCTTACGACCCGACTGTTAACTCCGCCATGCATGTGAACGTGCTGACCAAGGAGTATATGCAGTATCTGGACGGGATCGATCCCAAGCTGCTGGACGGTGTGTCATATACCCGCAGTGTGAAGATGAACATACTGGTCAAGGATGGGGACAAGGCGGTGGCGCTGGATACCGGCAAAATCACCCTGGCTCCATATCCCAGCAAACAGGGCAGCGCTTCGGACAGCTATCTGGAGCAATATTATGATCTGCTGGCCGGCTCATTCCCTGCAGATAAGACCGATCTTGTCTTAATTGTGGACGAATACAACCGTCTGACTAATGCGGCGGTGGATGCGCTCGGGCTGGATTATGAGGCCAAGAGCATCGATCTGAACGACTTGGTCGGCAAGCAGGTTAAGCTGATCATGAACAACGATTACTATAAAAAGAACGGCGAACAATTCGTGGTCAATGCTCCCGGCGGGAATCTGAATGACCTCTATGACAGCCCTAAGGCGGTTACGCTTAAAATTGCCGGGGTGGTTCGCGGACAGGAAGGCTCCAAGATCTCTACCCTGTCTCCGGGGCTGGTCTATTCCGATGAGCTGGCCGCATCCTTCATTGCTGATGCGCAGCAATCTGAGATTGTACAGGCTCAGGAGAAGGCGGACATCAATGTGTTGACAGGGCAAGGACTGGCGGATGATGTGACAGGCAGCGCCTCCGGCAATGCGATGGGCGGATCTCCCCTCATGAATGCCGGAATGGCAGCGGCAGGCAATATGGCTGCTGTGACGAAGGAGAACGCGCTTGCGGCTCTGGGCGCTACGGATATTCCAACAGCGGTCTCGCTGTATCCGATTGATTTCAGCGCCAAGGAATCAGTGACGGCTTATCTGGACAAGTGGAACGAAGGCAAAGCGGCCGAGGATCAGGTGCAATACACCGATCTGGCAGCCATTGTGACTAACATCTCCGGCGGAATTATGGACGGGATTACGATGGTGCTGATTGCTTTTGCCGCGATTTCCCTGGTGGTGTCCCTGATTATGATTGCGATCATCACTTACATTTCCGTCATGGAACGCACGAAGGAGATCGGGGTGCTGCGCGCTATGGGGGCCCGCAAGAAGGACATTACGCGGGTGTTCAATGCTGAGACCTTCATCATCGGGGCTTGCTCAGGCATACTGGGGATCGGCATTACCTACCTGCTGACCATTCCGGTCAATGCGATTCTGTACAACCTGACCGAGCTGAAGAACGTAGCCCAACTGAATCCGCTCCATGCGCTCATTCTGGGCATCATCAGCGTGCTGCTGACCATGCTCGGCGGTGCCGTTCCGGCCAAAATGGCGGCGAAGAAGGACCCGGTGGCTGCGCTGCGCAGTGAGTAA
- a CDS encoding ABC transporter ATP-binding protein, producing the protein MNGILLELKQVDKSFGRLKAVDGLTFIVKRGEIFSLLGPNGAGKTTALRLIAGTLKPDSGDIRIGGTTSRYNRSAHKQVGVCSQELQLWPMLTCEEQLHFAGRMHGMDRQQITRRTALLLESVGLSDQRKTLAKNLSGGMQRRLHILLSVIHDPDLIILDEPEAGLDPQSRVLVRDFIVSLSRSSAVLLTTHNMDEAQRLSSRVAVMDHGQVLVCDTPAALQQRYAPEETLEIYYQEPVQNSVELNTPEYTVQFKESSLRVTGDHLIESVPHILNKLAALYGNPLTFSLRQSTLEDVFIKLTGRSLRE; encoded by the coding sequence GTGAACGGAATACTACTGGAATTGAAGCAAGTGGATAAAAGCTTTGGCCGCCTTAAAGCGGTGGATGGTTTAACCTTCATCGTCAAGCGGGGGGAGATCTTTAGTCTGCTCGGCCCAAACGGTGCCGGTAAAACAACGGCTCTCCGCCTGATTGCCGGAACACTTAAGCCTGATAGCGGGGATATCCGGATTGGAGGCACAACTTCCCGATATAACCGTTCTGCACATAAGCAGGTGGGAGTGTGCAGTCAGGAGTTACAGTTATGGCCGATGCTGACCTGTGAGGAGCAGCTTCATTTTGCAGGGAGAATGCATGGAATGGACAGGCAACAGATTACAAGGCGAACTGCTCTGCTGCTGGAAAGTGTCGGACTCTCTGATCAGCGCAAGACATTGGCGAAGAATCTATCAGGCGGTATGCAGAGAAGGCTGCATATCCTTCTGTCTGTTATTCATGACCCGGACCTGATTATCCTGGATGAACCGGAAGCCGGGCTTGATCCGCAGAGCAGAGTTCTGGTTAGAGATTTCATTGTATCACTGTCACGTTCTAGTGCGGTGCTGCTTACCACCCATAATATGGACGAAGCCCAGCGGCTGTCTTCAAGGGTGGCGGTGATGGACCATGGACAAGTGCTGGTATGCGACACGCCTGCTGCACTTCAGCAGAGGTATGCTCCTGAAGAGACGCTGGAGATTTATTATCAAGAGCCTGTACAGAATAGCGTAGAGCTGAATACCCCGGAATACACTGTGCAGTTCAAGGAATCAAGCCTCCGAGTTACCGGAGATCACCTGATAGAGTCTGTTCCGCATATTCTCAATAAGCTGGCAGCACTGTACGGTAATCCTCTTACGTTCAGTTTGAGGCAGAGTACACTTGAGGATGTATTTATTAAGCTGACTGGAAGGAGCTTGCGGGAATGA
- a CDS encoding ABC transporter permease — MRLWAVFKKSLVEQFRDYKAVLLTILSPIVFIVIFGLAFGQGFYTYSLGITNEDQGKLGNRLVQQIAGSEYSNGNKMFAVIQTDYNKQKILDRIRKGSYAAHLYLPPGFSKSLLHHDPSGQSAKVQVNMLGNPANLTYSIISSLVENYTHNFVWSYGTAISPVQFIYEDTGEAQVSSEFANMAPGLIVFSVFFLLILSSMVVTRELENRTMQRIILSKASAFEFCTGITLSQMVLAAAMLPLVFASSLLMGFSSSGSYILAYAVSLIATFSAIGIGLIIAAFCKTSLEAFILGNVVVTPMMFLAGIFFKVPSVKLFTVMGKEIELLTFVPTLDAVSAMNKILINNAGINEVLPEIIVLMVLAASYFLTGIYLFKRRIMCAGASRRRGLVS; from the coding sequence ATGAGGCTATGGGCTGTATTCAAGAAAAGCCTGGTCGAGCAGTTCCGGGACTATAAGGCAGTTCTGCTAACTATTCTGTCACCGATTGTGTTCATTGTCATCTTTGGACTGGCCTTCGGGCAAGGGTTCTATACGTATTCGCTGGGGATTACCAATGAAGATCAGGGGAAGCTTGGGAACAGACTGGTGCAACAGATCGCAGGCAGCGAGTATTCCAATGGTAACAAGATGTTTGCGGTCATTCAGACGGATTATAACAAGCAGAAGATACTGGATAGGATTAGAAAAGGCAGTTACGCTGCGCATTTGTATCTTCCGCCGGGCTTCAGTAAATCGCTGCTCCACCATGACCCGTCCGGCCAGTCCGCAAAGGTACAGGTGAATATGCTCGGCAATCCTGCAAATCTGACATACAGCATCATCAGCAGTCTGGTGGAGAACTACACCCATAACTTTGTGTGGTCATACGGCACAGCCATAAGTCCGGTTCAGTTTATTTATGAGGATACCGGTGAAGCACAGGTCTCGTCCGAATTTGCCAATATGGCGCCGGGACTGATAGTGTTTTCCGTCTTTTTCCTGCTCATCCTAAGCTCTATGGTGGTGACCAGAGAACTAGAGAACCGGACGATGCAGCGGATTATTTTGTCAAAAGCCAGCGCGTTTGAGTTCTGTACAGGCATCACGCTCTCACAAATGGTATTGGCGGCGGCCATGCTACCTCTAGTATTTGCGTCCAGCCTGTTGATGGGCTTCTCATCCTCCGGCTCCTATATTCTGGCTTATGCGGTCAGCCTGATTGCCACATTCTCAGCTATAGGCATCGGCCTGATCATCGCTGCCTTCTGCAAGACGTCACTGGAGGCCTTTATCCTTGGCAATGTTGTGGTGACACCTATGATGTTCCTAGCCGGTATTTTTTTCAAGGTTCCGTCGGTGAAGTTATTTACGGTTATGGGCAAAGAGATCGAGTTGCTGACCTTCGTGCCGACACTGGATGCTGTAAGTGCCATGAACAAAATCCTGATCAATAACGCAGGTATTAACGAGGTTCTTCCCGAAATTATAGTGCTGATGGTATTAGCGGCGAGCTATTTTTTAACCGGCATTTATTTATTCAAACGTAGAATCATGTGCGCAGGAGCCAGCAGACGGCGAGGCCTGGTAAGCTAA
- a CDS encoding metallophosphoesterase encodes MKRPTGAKRKRRAVPARLKAAVPGVKRRIKAQTVEFAVFGDSHVGYGNSLSTFRSLLPKAVSSGNKRFFIFGGDNTQAGADHGNNAGTYYKEFKDTVTSTLGSIPYKASIGNWEASTRSVFTQYLGAVAGQMNFPGTQGKVKYVWLDCALGQFTPVSLNLLRNLDDKHSYIIDFHWPLRVQGITVDFSHVLSAAETAKFFTAIPAKAREKVLAIFTHHGHKFYRKLSNIYPGYTKTKFFVTGCSGDYKCKPGGNMGYYNATLTSSGSGYRVDAYIAH; translated from the coding sequence ATGAAGAGACCGACAGGAGCGAAGCGGAAGCGGCGGGCGGTTCCCGCCAGGCTGAAGGCAGCAGTACCGGGAGTGAAGCGCAGAATCAAGGCGCAGACTGTAGAGTTTGCGGTATTTGGCGACAGCCATGTGGGCTATGGCAACAGCTTAAGTACGTTTAGGAGTCTTTTGCCCAAGGCGGTGAGCAGCGGGAACAAACGGTTTTTCATCTTCGGGGGAGATAACACGCAGGCCGGGGCAGACCACGGGAACAATGCCGGCACGTACTATAAGGAATTCAAGGACACGGTAACCAGTACGCTGGGAAGCATCCCGTATAAAGCATCTATTGGAAACTGGGAGGCCAGCACGCGGTCAGTGTTCACACAGTACCTGGGGGCGGTGGCCGGTCAGATGAATTTTCCGGGTACACAGGGGAAGGTGAAGTATGTGTGGCTGGACTGCGCCCTGGGCCAATTCACGCCGGTCAGTCTCAATCTGCTGCGGAATCTGGATGATAAGCACTCGTATATTATTGATTTTCATTGGCCGCTGCGGGTGCAGGGCATTACGGTGGATTTCAGCCATGTACTCAGCGCGGCGGAGACCGCCAAGTTCTTCACGGCCATCCCGGCAAAAGCCAGAGAGAAAGTCCTGGCGATCTTCACTCACCACGGACATAAATTCTACCGGAAGCTAAGCAACATCTATCCGGGGTACACGAAGACGAAATTCTTCGTCACCGGCTGCTCCGGGGACTACAAATGTAAGCCGGGCGGGAACATGGGCTATTATAACGCCACCTTAACCAGCAGCGGATCAGGCTACAGAGTGGATGCGTACATCGCGCACTGA
- a CDS encoding VOC family protein → MSGLLGNHFMTQIGILVHDIEKVSQAYADFFGVDKPQISITDTADIAQTEYNGAPSAARAKLAFFDMGSLQLELIEPDHEPSTWRDYLNEHGEGVHHIAFVVEGMKENIMLLEGKGFLLQQKGEYTGGRYAYMDTFKELKVILELLENDNAGQ, encoded by the coding sequence ATGTCAGGATTACTTGGAAATCACTTCATGACACAGATTGGAATTCTGGTTCACGATATCGAGAAGGTGAGTCAGGCGTATGCGGACTTTTTTGGAGTGGACAAGCCTCAGATCAGTATCACGGACACGGCAGACATTGCGCAGACGGAGTATAACGGCGCTCCGAGCGCGGCGCGGGCGAAGCTGGCTTTCTTTGATATGGGATCTCTGCAGCTGGAACTGATTGAACCGGATCATGAACCGAGCACCTGGCGCGACTATCTCAATGAGCACGGGGAAGGGGTTCACCATATTGCATTCGTGGTCGAAGGCATGAAGGAGAATATTATGCTGCTTGAAGGCAAGGGATTCCTGCTCCAGCAGAAGGGTGAATACACCGGCGGACGGTATGCTTACATGGATACGTTCAAGGAATTGAAGGTGATCCTTGAGCTGCTGGAGAACGATAATGCCGGGCAATAA